From the Perognathus longimembris pacificus isolate PPM17 chromosome 9, ASM2315922v1, whole genome shotgun sequence genome, one window contains:
- the Katna1 gene encoding katanin p60 ATPase-containing subunit A1, producing the protein MSLLMISENVKLAREYALLGNYDSAMVYYQGVLDQMSKYLYSVKDTYLQQKWQQVWQEINVEAKHVKDIMKTLESFKLDSTPLKAAQHDLPASEGEVWSLPVPVERRPSPGPRKRQSPQYSDSKPHGNRPSTAVRAHRPSAQNHHNDRGKAVRCREKKEQNKGREEKNKSPAAVTEPETNKFDSTGYDKDLVEALERDIISQNPNVRWDDIADLVEAKKLLKEAVVLPMWMPEFFKGIRRPWKGVLMVGPPGTGKTLLAKAVATECKTTFFNVSSSTLTSKYRGESEKLVRLLFEMARFYSPATIFIDEIDSICSRRGTSEEHEASRRVKAELLVQMDGVGGASENDDPSKMVMVLAATNFPWDIDEALRRRLEKRIYIPLPSAKGREELLRISLRELELADDVNLTSIAENMEGYSGADITNVCRDASLMAMRRRIEGLTPEEIRNLSREEMHMPTTMEDFEIALKKVSKSVSAADIERYEKWIFEFGSC; encoded by the exons ATGAGTCTACTTATGATTAGTGAGAATGTGAAATTGGCTCGTGAATATGCGTTGCTGGGAAACTATGACTCTGCAATGGTGTATTATCAGGGAGTTCTTGACCAAATGAGCAAGTATCTATACTCGGTCAAAGATACATACCTCCAGCAGAAATGGCAACAG GTTTGGCAGGAAATAAATGTGGAAGCTAAACATGTTAAGGATATAATGAAAACGCTCGAGAGCTTTAAACTAGATAGCACTCCCTTGAAAGCTGCACAGCATGACCTTCCCGCTTCTGAAGGAGAAGTCTGGTCTTTGCCTGTACCTGTGGAACGAAG ACCTTCTCCAGGACCTAGGAAACGTCAGTCTCCCCAGTACAGCGACTCTAAACCACATGGTAACCGCCCAAGCACAGCCGTCCGAGCTCACCGTCCATCCGCACAAAACCATCACAATGACAGAGGGAAAGCTGTTCGCTGTcgggaaaagaaagaacagaataaaGGACGAGAGGAAAAG AACAAATCACCTGCTGCAGTTACTGAACCAGAGACAAATAAATTTGATAGcacaggatatgacaaggacttAGTAGAAGCTTTGGAAAGAGATATAATTTCTCAGAATCCCAACGTTCGATG GGATGATATTGCTGACTTAGTAGAAGCTAAGAAGTTGCTTAAGGAAGCTGTGGTGTTACCGATGTGGATGCCAGAATTCTTTAAGGGCATTAGGAGGCCATGGAAA GGAGTGTTGATGGTTGGTCCACCTGGAACGGGAAAGACCCTCCTTGCTAAAGCAGTGGCTACAGAATGCAAGACAACATTCTTCAATGTCTCCTCATCAACTCTGACTTCCAAATACAGAGGGGAGTCTGAGAAGCTTGTTCGTCTTCTGTTTGAAATG gctCGATTTTATTCGCCAGCCACTATATTTATTGATGAGATAGATTCCATTTGCAGTCGCCGAGGGACTTCCGAGGAGCATGAAGCAAGCAGAAGGGTGAAAGCAGAGCTGCTGGTTCAGATGGATG GTGTGGGAGGCGCCTCTGAGAACGATGACCCTTCCAAGATGGTTATGGTTCTGGCAGCCACAAATTTCCCCTGGGACATAGACGAGGCTTTAAGAAGACGTCTTGAAAAACGAATCTATATTCCTTTACCATCAG CAAAAGGCAGGGAGGAGTTACTACGAATAAGTCTGCGTGAGCTGGAATTGGCTGACGATGTTAACCTCACAAGTATAGCTGAAAACATGGAAGGTTATTCAGGTGCGGACATTACCAATGTGTGCAG GGATGCATCCTTGATGGCAATGAGAAGGCGTATTGAAGGCCTGACCCCAGAAGAAATCAGAAATCTTTCCAGAGAAGAAATGCACATGCCCACAACTATGGAGGATTttgaaatagctttaaaaaaggTGTCTAAGTCAGTGTCTGCAGCAGACATCGAGAGATACGAGAAGTGGATATTTGAGTTTGGATCATGCTGA